The following proteins are encoded in a genomic region of Poecilia reticulata strain Guanapo linkage group LG11, Guppy_female_1.0+MT, whole genome shotgun sequence:
- the stmn2b gene encoding stathmin-2b has translation MAKTAIAYKEKMKEISVLSLICSCLYPESRKNILGDFEDMDIKPINKRASGQAFEVILKPPSPTSDAAHCITSPPKRDISLEDIQKKLEAAEDRRRSQEAQILRILAEKREHEREVLLKAMEENSNFSRMAEEKLQVKMEQIEENRQAYLAAIMERLQERERHAQEVRRNKELREELMP, from the exons ATGGCTAAGACCGCAATCG CTTACAAGGAGAAGATGAAGGAGATTTCTGTCCTCTCTCTCATATGCTCCTGTCTGTACCCCGAGAGCCGCAAAAACATTTTGGGGGACTTTGAAG ACATGGACATCAAGCCAATCAACAAGCGTGCGTCAGGTCAAGCCTTTGAGGTCATCCTAAAGCCGCCGTCTCCTACATCTGATGCGGCTCACTGCATCACCAGCCCCCCAAAGAGGGACATTTCCCTGGAGGACATCCAGAAGAAACTGGAGGCAGCTGAGGACAGGAGGAGA TCCCAGGAGGCGCAGATCCTCCGGATCCTCGCAGAGAAACGCGAGCACGAGCGCGAAGTGCTGCTGAAGGCCATGGAGGAGAACAGCAACTTCAGCCGCATGGCTGAGGAGAAGCTGCAAGTGAAGATGGAGCAGATCGAGGAGAACCGGCAGGCCTACCTGGCGGCCATTATGGAGCGTCTGCAGGAGAGG GAGAGGCATGCTCAGGAGGTGCGCAGGAACAAGGAGCTGAGAGAAGAGTTGATGCCGTGA
- the hey1 gene encoding hairy/enhancer-of-split related with YRPW motif protein 1, with protein sequence MTPWERRALQTEALRTNLCIHTSGRPERHTEGNYSEAVKMKRNHDFSSSDSELDETIEVEKESADENGNISSPLGSMSPTTSTQVQARKRRRGIIEKRRRDRINNSLSELRRLVPSAYEKQGSAKLEKAEILQMTVDHLKMLHAAGGKGYFDAHALAMDYRGLGFRECLAETARYLSIIEGLDSTDPLRIRLVSHLNNYASQREAHTGLSHLAWGSAFGSPPAHIAHPILLQHQQGAPLAPLPRSTTSSPHNPLSSASSSSPSSSTSPTSSSLVAETHMSGRRSDSATPLSDQGPIRIPSTSSAPTTVLHPALVPSSASKLSPPLLSSLSAFPFAFGAFPIISPTTAISPPAQSASVGKPYRPWGMEIGAF encoded by the exons ATGACACCGTGGGAACGCCGAGCTCTTCAAACAGAGGCGCTCAGGACGAACCTGTGCATACACACGTCTGGCAGACCCGAACGACACACCGAGGGGAACTACTCTGAAGCCGTAAAAATGAAACGGAATCACGATTTTAGCTCGTCGGACAGCGAACTGGATGAAACTATTGAAGTGGAGAAGGAGAGTGCAGATGAGAATGG GAACATAAGCTCTCCTCTCGGGTCCATGTCTCCGACAACATCAACTCAGGTGCAGGCGCGGAAAAGACGCAGAGGA ATTATAGAAAAGCGGCGCAGGGACAGAATAAACAACAGTTTGAGCGAGCTCCGCAGGTTGGTTCCCAGCGCCTATGAGAAACAG GGTTCAGCCAAGcttgaaaaagcagaaattttgCAGATGACTGTTGATCACCTCAAGATGCTTCATGCTGCTGGAGGCAAAG GTTACTTTGATGCCCATGCCCTGGCGATGGATTACCGTGGTTTGGGTTTCAGGGAGTGCCTAGCTGAAACCGCCCGCTATCTCAGCATCATTGAGGGCCTGGACAGCACAGACCCTCTGCGAATCCGCCTCGTCTCTCACCTGAACAACTACGCCAGTCAGAGAGAGGCTCACACCGGCCTGAGTCACCTGGCCTGGGGTTCTGCTTTCGGATCCCCTCCTGCCCACATTGCGCATCCCATCCTCCTCCAGCACCAACAGGGGGCTCCTCTGGCACCTCTACCCCGCAGCACCACCAGCAGCCCTCATAATCCTCTGTCGTCCGCATCTTCTTcgtctccctcctcctccacctcgcCCACATCCTCCTCGCTAGTCGCAGAGACTCACATGTCTGGCAGACGCAGCGACAGCGCCACCCCGCTCTCGGATCAGGGTCCAATCAGGATCCCGTCCACCTCCTCTGCTCCCACCACCGTTCTGCACCCGGCCCTGGTTCCGTCGTCGGCATCCAAGCTCTCTCCTCCGCTTCTCTCCTCACTTTCGGCTTTCCCCTTTGCCTTTGGCGCCTTCCCGATCATCTCCCCTACCACTGCCATCAGCCCCCCAGCTCAGAGCGCCAGTGTGGGCAAACCCTACAGACCCTGGGGCATGGAGATAGGAGCCTTCTGA